From the genome of Treponema peruense:
CAACCAAGTCAGCCCACTGCTTTGTAAATTCAAGGTTATCACCACGAGAAACTACAACAAAAGGTTTTTTGCCAGCAATTCCTGGCATAATTGGAGAAAGATATTCTGCAGAATAATTTCCGTTTCCAATTTCAACAACCCACTGAGGAATTTCTGAACCAAACGATGCTCCCTGATAGTCAAGAATTGTTACGTAATTCTTCTGAACTTTAGCAGCATTGCCTTTGATTCCAGAACCAGAAACTTTTGTAGTTCCACAGCTACTGAACAGAACAGCAGCTACAACAGAAAGAATAAAAATACTCTTTTTCATTTTATTTCTCCTACTAAAAATTTGCAGAGCAAATTTTACTTTTTAACAAACCGCCAAAAAGACGGACTAATCCTAAATAAAAAAGTTACTTAAAAGAAAGATTATTCATATAAGAATCAAAATTTTTGCTGAATTCTGTTCCAATGTTTTTTTCCAAAACCCGATAAGTTCTATTTTTGGCATCGGATTCAGAAGAAGCACCTTCTCTTCCTTTTAAATTTATTGCAAACAGCGACTCCGACTTCAAATTATCAGAAAAATCTAAGTCCAATGTATAAACACAGTAAGTGATTTTTCCTTTTTTTGAAATTTCGGAAGAATAACTGCCTTCAAGCCCATATTTTTCTTTTTTAGAAGAAGATGTTTTAAATCCGTATTTTGAAAAAACGTTTTGAAAAGCAGACTTTATTTTATTTTCCCTGTCGCCACCAACCCTTATATAAATCGTAATCCCTTCTGCAAACTTCTTTTGAGTAGCCTGCATGCTTTGAAGCGAAACGATTTTTTTACTGATCGCATTTCCCTGTTCAAAATCAATTACTGTAAGATTTTTAAGCAACCTGTTGTTTTCAGAAGCAATGTCGGTTGCAAAACAAATTTCACTATAACCGTAAAAAGAATGCGGATTTTTTTCAGACTCTGCTGCAGACTGTCTGACAACTGCATCGTTTTTCTGTATAAGATCCAGATAAACAGCGGCTGTTTTTTTTCTGTCGAGGATTGCAATTGCATACCATTTTTTTTCGGATGAATTGTAAAAATATTCTGCAATTTCGATTCCAATCAGATTTTCTGCCTCGATTTGGCTTGTTATATTCTGCTGTAAGTTTCCTGACGAAGAAAAAGAAATTTTTCCGTCAGAAAGAGCCTGTTCCATTTTTTTTGATGCGAGACTGTTAGACTTTACAGTCTGCCCAAAAATAGAAGAAAGGTTTTTTACGGCTTCAAGTTCTGCACTTTCCCGATTTTCTCCAGAGCCAGTTCCGTTCATATAAGTTTCCGAAGGATAAACGCTTGCAGGAAGAGTTATCCATTCAGGCATTTTCTTTTTTGCGCCAAAAACCAGACAGGCAGAGAATATAAAGGAAAAAACAAAAATTCTTTTCTTCATAAAAATCCTTAAACTTTCTTACGTTATTAAGTTTTGCAAATTGTTAGAATTTTACAGCAGATTTTTTTATGTATTTTTTTATATCGTTGTTCTGATCAGACCAGATAATTCTGTTTGTTTCCAAATCAATCAACTGCATATCAACCTGATATGTTCTTACCTGCTGTCTTCCGTCAGTATCTACAATTGTCGTAACAGTGCCCTGGAGCATAAAATCTGCGGCAATTTCGTTTCCGATTGATTTTGCAGTTTCATAAGCATTTTCTGCCTGATCATATTTTTCTGCACGGAGCTCTTCTCTCTGATTTGCATCTGCAACAAATTCCAAAGTTCCGTCATTAATAATTACATTCTGAAATCTTTTTGAAAGAATTGAAGTGTCAATGTGTTCAACGCTCTTGTTTTTGATAGTTCCAATAATTACAACAGGAGTTCTGCCTTTTGCGCTCTTAAAATTTGCAACGCGTTTTGATTTTATGCACGAATCAATCAAAGTTGTACAAACCTGATTAACATCGTTGTCGTTCCAATATCCGCTCAAATCTTTTACGCTTTCTTCTGCTCCATATCTTGTTACAGAAGTCGATCCGCAAGAAAAGAAAAACAACGAAGAAACAACCAATAAATTTGCCAATACTACTTTTATTTTCATAAATTACCTCTCAATAATAAATCTATTTTATACAAGAAGAAACAACCAATGAAGGCCTTCCTTCTTTTACTTCCGTTTCAAACGGTTTTTCGACTATACTTCCGTCAGAAAAGCGATAAATCACCTTTCCCTTGTACAAACCAGCAGAAACAGTAAAACCTGCGGCATTTACGGTTTCTGGAAAAAATTCTCCCTGCCGAATATCAGCAGTTTCGGTCAAATCAATAGCTGAAAGTCCTGCTGCTGTTGAAGAACAAAGCGCGTCAAAAGCTACCGAAGACAAAGTATAAGCAATACTTCTTCCAGAAAGCAATTTTAAGCCTTCATAACTGGCGTTTATACTTGCAATTCCTGCCACAATTCCACTGACTTTTTTTGTAATACTGCGGTTCATACTTGCAACATATTCTTTTCTAGCTCTAAGTTTAACAGATTTTTCCAAATTTGCATTAAAATTTTCTATTATAACGGCTCTTTTGGTTCCCACATTATTCAGTACAACATCAACTCCGCTTACAGTAGATTTTCCTGCATAAAACGGATAGACAAATTTAAACTGAACTGGAAGACGACGATAAGAAGAATTTCCTGTCGGAACATAAAAATATGTAGATTTTGAAGGAAAATAAACTTCTTTTGCAGTCTGCGTTCCAATAAGACCTGCAAGAGCAAGAACGTTAACACGGCCTTTACCAGAAGGAATTGCAGAATCAACAGAATCAAAATCTTTTACAAGCGACTTTAAGACAATAGAATCAGAATCAATCTGGCTTTTATCGCCATCGGCCTGTCTTAAAATTAAACTTAAGTATCTGGCAAGAGATGATTCTTTATAAACGTCTTTTTCGGTTGGCTTTTTAGGCAAATCGGCCGTAAAAACAGAAGAGTCAATATTGTAAGCGTTCAGAGATTTTGCGTCCTTATCAAGCTTTTCGCGGGCAGAAGGATCCAGACCGTTTTTTACCAAAACTTCACCATAAAGACGTCTGTATTCAGGAAGTTTTACGGTAGAAAGCTTTGTGAGCTGATTTACAGCATTATTTAAATCTCCCTGCAAATAATAACAAAGGGAATTCATCGTATTTACAAGAAGATACTCGTAAACATTGCCCGTATATTCTTTTATATTTTCGTTGACAATCGCTTTTCCAATTGATTTCGTAATGCTTTTTGTAAGCGCATCAAACATCTGCGCGTCGGTCTTTTCAAAAACAGTTGAAGCCTGAGCATATTCGCCAGTAATAAAATAAAGCATGGCAAGGTCAAGATTGTCTCTTATATCTGCTTTTTTTTTCGTTTTGTACAGCATCATTCCAAGACAAGTAGAATAATTTCGCTGATTGTAGGCTTTTTTATACTCTTCTTCGTTGTATTTAATCGGCTTTATTTTTTTAGAATTTTGTTTTTTTTCAGTCGAAGCAATATTCTCTGATTCTGAATTTTCAATTTTTGAGGAAGAACATGAAACAAAAAAACATGCCAACAGAAGTATAAAAACTTTGATAATTTTTTTCATTCTAAACTCACAATCATGAATAATTTTCAAAACTTTTTTAATTCCTCAGATCCATTATAAAGTATGATAGATATAAAATCAACCACTTCATCAATAACATTGTCTGGAGTACTTGCTCCTGCCGTAAGCCCGACTTTTTGAAGAGAAAAAAATTCTTCAGGAATTTCATCTGCTTTTTCAAATTTTTGCAACCGCCCCAATCATGTTGAAAATCTTCTTTAATAAGAGTAGAATTACGGCATGAAAAAAACATTGGCCCAGATTTTACCCTCGTTCACACACACACTGGTCGCGGAAGACGGAATCACTTTCGCAAACGAACAGACAGTTTCTGCCGCGAAGGCAGTTCAGATAGAAAATCTTGCATTTGACAGCAGAAAAGTAACACAGAATTCAGTTTTTTTTGCACTTCCCGGAACACACACGACAGGAAACAAATTCATACCGCAGGCAATAGAAAACGGTGCGGTGGCAATTGTATTTCAGGACACTTTCTCGGAAGAAGAAAAAGAGCAGATTGCACTTGCAGTTTCAAAAGCAAAAGCAAAAGCAAAGCCTGTATTCATAAAAGTTGAATCTGCACGTTTTGCAATGTCACCGGCATCGGCATGTTTCTATGATAATCCGTCAGAAAAACTTGTCATCTACGGAGTAACAGGCACTGAAGGAAAATCTTCAACAGTTTCATTTATATGGCAGCTTCTTCGCCTGTGCGGAATAAAAGCCGGCTTCATTTCTACAGTCCAGTATTCTTTGGGAGAAGATGCCGTAAACAACCCGGAACACCAGACTACGCCGGAAGCACCCATCGTCCAGCGGGAACTTTATGAGATGCTTCAGAACGGCTGCACCCACGCGGTAGTTGAATCTTCATCACATGGACTCAGCAAACGCACAAACCGTCTTGGGGACGTTCACTTTGACTGCGCAGTTTTTATGAACGTAACCCTTGAACACCTTGAATTCCACGGAACATATGAACAGTACAGAAGCGACAAGGCAAACCTGTTCCGCGCACTGGACACTTTTGACCACAACAAAATGATTGCAGGCAAAAGCGTTCAGGTTCCGTCCTTCGGAATTGTGAATCTCGAAGATCCTGCAGCACAATACTTTGCATCCTGCACAAAAAAGAAAATCACGGGCTTTACTACAGAAGGTAAAGCTGGAAAACAGGCCGCAGAAGAACTCGAAGCAAAGCCCCTTCCGCATATACCCGACGACATGCCGTACATTTCTGCAAGAAACATTGCAGCCGCAAGATTCGGCCTCACATTCAGCATACACCGCTACGAAGACCACGACTCGCTTAAAGACGGCAACAGGGTAATTCACGTAAAAGCACCTGTTCCGGGAGCATTCAACGCATACAACATAATGGCAGCCCTTCTTGCAGTACACGGAACTACAGGAAAACCGCTCGAAGAACTGGCACCCCTTGTAGCATCGCTCGAAAGTATAAAAGGAAGAATGACTGTTATTGATGAAGGACAGCCTTTTGAAGTAATAGTCGACTACGCACACACACCGTCTTCTTTTGAAACAATATTCCCGCCTTTAAGAAAACGCTGTTCCGGAAAAATGCTCTGCGTCTTTGGTTCAGGCGGTGAACGCGACGTAAAAAAACGGCCGCTTCAGGGTGAAATTGCGGCAAAATTCTGTGACACAATAATACTCACCGACGAAGATCCGCGCGGCGAAGACAGAGTCGCCCTTCTTGAACAGATTGCCGCCGGGGCTGAAAAATACGGAAAGCAGAAAGAAAAAGATTTGTTTATTGTTCCTGACAGACCAAAAGCAATAAGATTCGCATTCAGCAAAGCGGGCAAAAATGACATTGTGCTTCTTTTGGGAAAGTCACACGAAAATTCAATAATTTACAAAGATCACGTTATGGAATACGACGAAATTTCTGAGGCAAAAAAAGCGCTTGCAGAAATTGGATTCAATAGTAGCGGAGAAACAAAATGAATGTAGTATTATTTTACGGCGGAAAATCCGGTGAACACGAAATTTCCCTTATTTCATGTGCAGCAGTAGCAAAGGAAATTTCTTCCGAACATAAAGTAAGCCTTATTTCGGTATCAAAAAGCGGAAAATGGTATCTTGAAGAAGATTCCGTACTCGAAGACCTCCGCAGCGGCAAAACATCTGCCCTTGAAGTACACGAAAAAGAAGAAAATGCAGTATCTGTATTCCCCGGAAACGGAAAAGACAAATCACTTTTTGCAAAAGGTGCATTTATTCCGTGTGACGCGGCTTTTCCTGTAATGCACGGAACATTCAGCGAAGACGGAACAATACAGGGCCTTTTTGAAATGTGCGGGATTCCGTTTGTAGGAAGCGGCGTTCTTGCTTCTGCTGTATCAATGGACAAGGAAACTGCAAAAATTCTCTGTTCCGCAGCAGGAATTCCTGTCGTGCCGTATGTCTGTCTGAGACGCGGTGTTGTCAACGACAGCCGTGCTTTCGACAAAGCCATAGAAGAAGCAATACAGAAACTGGGACTGCCCATTTTTGTAAAACCGTGCGCCGCGGGTTCCAGTGACGGTGCTTCACTTGCGCAGAATGATCGCGAACTTTTCGCTGCAATCGGTGAAGCATTTTCGTGGGACAACAAAATTCTTCTTGAAAAGGCAATAAATGCACGCGAAGTGGAATGTTCGGTAACAGGAAATTCGGTTACAGAAGACTACTTGGTAAGCGAAACGCTGCTCAAGGCATACGGCCCTGGCGAAATTGTTCCCCGCCATGAATTTTATGACTACGACGCAAAATACACCGACCCAAACGGAGCCGACCTTAAGATTCCTGCCCTTCTTCCGGAAGAAAAACTTTGTGAAATACGCACTCTGGCAAAAAAAGCATACGCGGCTCTAAACGAGTCTGGTCTTTCCAGAGTTGACTTTTTTATAGACAAAGAGAACGGTTCACTTTACCTGAATGAAGTAAATACACTCCCTGGCTTTACCGGAATAAGCATGTTCCCCAAGATGTGCGCTTCAGAAGGACTTGATTTTACAAACCTCATTGATCTTCTTCTTAAAGAAGCCGTTACTGAATTTGCACAGAAAAACGTGCTCCGCACAAGCCGCTGACAGGAGGAACAGAATGGAAGCTCATGTTTACCCGAAAGGATGTGTTTTTGAAATACTTGAAGACATAAAAAACAAGCGCGTTACCGTAATGGGACTTGGTCTTAACGGTGGCGGAGAAGCCTGCGTAAAATTCTTTCTCAAGCACGGTGCATACGTAATTGCAACCGACATGAAAACAAAGGAACAGCTTGCCCCGACAATCCAGTCCATTTCAGGTGACAAAACCTTTGACCACTCAAGGCTCACTTACGTTCTTGGCGGACACAGAATTGAAGACTTTACAGGGGCAGACTGCGTAATCAAAAATCCGGGAATACGCATTGAAGGAAACAAATTTCTTGCGGCCGCAAAAGCAATAGAAACAGACATAAGCATTTTTCTTCATTTTACAAAAGCACCGATAATTGCAGTAACCGGCAGCAAGGGAAAATCAAGCACGGTAAGCGCAATAGAATACGGACTCAACGCGTCGGGATTCAAAGCGTTTCTTGGCGGAAACATAACTGTAAGCCCGCTCACGTTCCTTGACCAGACAGACGGAACAACACCCGTAGTTCTGGAACTTTCAAGCTGGCAGCTGGCCGACTTGAGGGGACGCGGCGCACTCAAACCAAAAATCGCTGTAATAACAAAAATTGTTCCCGACCACCAGAACTGGTACCACGACATGGACAGTTACGTCAACGACAAAAAACTCATTTTTGCAGACCAGGACGAAAAATGCTTTACAATACTTGATGCAGACAGCGACGGATACCTTACCGAAACTGCAAATCCAAAGCCTGAATGCAAATGCTGGGGAGACCTGTTTGCCTCTGAAACAAAAGGACAGGTTTTGCGCTACAGCACTAAACAGCTTAAAAAAGGAATGTACGGCGTTTTTCAGAAAAAAGATGATTCCGGTAATTTCTGCGGAATTCTTTCGCTTCCTTTTGAACTCAGAAACCGCCACGCACAGACACACGGTCTTGAAACAGAATGCATAATGAAAAAACTTCTTGTTCCCGGGGACCACATGAGACTCAACGTGCTGAATGCATCCCTTGTATTCTACCTCATGGGCATTGTTCCGCAGCAGATACAGACAGTAATGGGTGCATGGAAGGGAATACCGCACAGACTTGAACTGTTCCACGAGTGGCCTGTTACAGAAAAACATAAGGTAATATTCTACAACGACAGTTGTGCTACTGTTCCTGAAGCAGCCGCGGCGGCATCTCAGTCTTTTTCAAAAAGAGTTGTAATCATCTGCGGCGGAACAGACAAACAGCTGGACTTTACCCCGCTTGCAGGTACCCTTAACTGTGAATGCGGAACAAAATTCAGGCCGCTCGCTGTCTACCTTCTTTCAGGGACAGGAACAGACAAACTTACACCTATGCTTGATGCAAAAAAAGTTCCCTACGAAGGACCGTTTGACTCCCTTGAAGTCCTGCTCAATGTTCTCAGGACAGACATTCTTTCAAAAAGGAGCATCTTTACTGAAAATGACACAAAAAATGTTACCGTAGTTTTTTCACCTGGAGCAACTTCATTCGGAATGTTCACAAACGAATTTGACCGCGGCAACAAGTTCAAAAAAATTGCAGCCGAAATATTCAAATAGGGAAATAAAAAAGACTGCCTGTATCTTTACAGACAGTCTTTTTTATTTCAAGAACGGTGGAGGTACCACCGCTCTTGAAAACTACAGTTGTTGCACAACTGTCTTATTTACGTGTGCGCTTACGCGCACTAATTGAACTCAATCGCAAGTTGATACTTGCTCAATCGTTCAATTTTAAGGAACGTATTTCAAGGACGGTGGAGGTACCACCGTTCTTGAAAACTTTATTTTTTCCAGGGATTTTTGCGTACAAAAGTCTCGTCGCGCTCGTATCCTACAGAAATAATTCCAACCGGAGTACCTGTGTAGTCTTCAATGAATTCTACATAGGCGCGGGCATTCTTCGGAAGCTTCTTGTAAGAGCGGCACTCTTTGAGTGAAGCCTTCCAGCCTTGGAACTTCTGGAGAACAGGCTTTGCAGCATTGAGTTCATCAACATTTGCCGGGAAATCAGTAACAATTTTTCCGTTAATGTCGTAAGCAACACATGCTTCTATCTGATCCATTTCGTCATAGATATCAAGGTGTGTAAGAACAAGGCTGTCAAGGCTGTTAACGCGGCATGCATATCTGAGGGCAACAAGGTCAAGATAACCGCAGCGACGTGCACGGCCTGTAGTAACACCGTACTCGCGTCCAGTGTCGCGCACATACTGGCAGAGTTCGCCTTCGCTTGTTTCATTGAATTCAGTAGGCATAGGACCGTTACCGACGCGTGTCTCGTAAGCCTTGAAAACTCCAAGAATATGATCCAGATCATGAGGACCAATTCCGCAGCCTGTAGCAGCACCGGCAGCACAAGATGCCCCGGAACTTACATAAGGATAGGTTCCGCTGTCTATGTCAAGCATAGCTCCCTGTGCACCCTCAAAGAGAATGTTGTCCTTGCGGTATTCCCACATCTTTGAAGTAAGATCTACGCGCATAGAAAGAAGCTGGTCACGATATTTGTTAAGGTAGTCAAGATCTTCTGCGTCAAGGTCGGCAATCTTTTCTTTCCAGTCAAGGTCGGCCAGTCTGAGTCCGTCTCTGTGTGACTTTTCGCTGTAGGCAATTCCTATTCCGCGGCCTGTAGTTCCGATAGGGCGTTTGCGTGATGCATCGCGTTCCTTATCCATACTGCGGTACTTTGGAAGAATAAGATGAGCCCTGTCAGAAATAAACACACGGCCTTCCCAGTTGATTCCGTTTTCCTTAAGCATGGCAAGCTCATTGAACAAAGCTTCCGGATCAATTACCATTCCGGCACCAAGGAAAACCTTCTTTTCAGGATAAAGGATTCCGCTCGGAACCTGATGAAGGGCAAACTGTTTTCCGTCAACAACAATTGTGTGACCGGCGTTCGGGCCTCCGGAATAGCGTACTACGTACTTTGCATCCTCGGCAAGATAATCTACAATCTTTCCCTTGCCTTCATCGCCCCACTGAGCGCCAATAATTACAACCTTCATATTTCCTCCATTGCATTTCCGATGCATTCAGCGCCGCAAAACGCAAAAAGTTAGTAAGTTAAAGCAGCCTGTCAGCTGTGTATGGACGTATTCTTGACAGTAACATCGTGGGCACTGCCTTCATCAATAGTAACCTGGGAAACAAGCGTAAGTTTTGCCTTCTGCTGGAGTTCAGGAATAGAAAGTGCACCGCAGTTACACATTGTATGAACAACCTTGCTTACAGTCATTGCCACATTGTCATGCAGACGTCCGGCATACGGAACATAGGAGTCAACGCCTTCTTCGAAGGAAAGACCGGATTTTCCGCCCAAATCGTAGCGCTGCCAGTTGCGGGCACGGTTGGAACCTTCACCCCAGTATTCCTTAACATAGTTTCCGTTTATGATAAGCTTGTTTGTAGGAGACTCGTCAAAGCGTGCAAAATAGCGTCCGAGCATAACAAAGTCGGCACCCATGGCAAGAGCCAGAGTAATATGGTAGTCATGTACAATTCCGCCGTCAGAACAGATTGGAACATAAATACCTGTCTTTGCATAATATTCGTCGCGGGCCTTTGCAACTTCGATTGTGGCAGTAGCCTGTCCGCGTCCGATACCTTTCTGCTCGCGTGTAATACAGATTGAACCGCCGCCGATTCCGATCTTTACAAAGTCTGCACCGTTTTCGGCAAGGAACATAAAGCCTTCCCTGTCTACAACGTTTCCGGCACCAACCTTTACATTCTTTCCGAACTTTTCATGAATGTCCTTAAGGGCGCGTGCCTGCCATTCAGAATAGCCTTCTGAAGAATCAAGACAAAGAATATCTACGCCTGCATCAAGAAGTGCAGGAACTCTTTTCATATAGTCGCGTGTGTTTATTCCGGCACCGACAATATAGCGGTGATTGCTGTCAAGAAGTTCAAGCGGGTGTGTCTCGTGGCTGTCAAAATCCTTTCTGAATACAAGAGAAACAAGGTGATTGTTGGAATCAATGACAGGAAGCTGGTTTACTTTGTGTGTCCAGATAAGGTCGTTGGCATCACTCAAAGAAATTCCGTCTTTTCCGGTAATAAGGTCTTTGAAAGGTGTCATGTAGTCGCTTACCTTTGAATTTGCCGGAACATGATCAATTCTGAAGTCGCGCTCAGTGATAATTCCTTCGAGTTTTCCCCTTGCTGAACCATCATCGGTAACGGCAATTGTACTGTGTCCTGTCTTTTTTATAAGCTCAACCACTTCTTCCAGAGTCTGGTCGGGGCGGATGTTTGAGTCAGATGTAACGAATCCGGCTTTGTATGACTTTACACGGGCAACCATGGCAGCCTGGTCTTCAATTGTCTGTGAACCGTAAATAAAACTGATTCCGCCTTCTTTTGCAAGTGCTATAGCAAGCTTGTCGTCGGAAACAGACTGCATGACGGCACTGACCATCGGAATGTTCATGGAAAGAGCAGGTTCTTCGCCGGCCTTTTTGTTGTAGCTTACAACAGGTGTCCTTAAAGTAACATGCTCCGGAATACAGTCCGCGGAAGTGTATCCAGGAATAAGCAGATACTCACCGAATGTGTGTGACGGTTCTTCGTAAAAAAATGCCATATTGCCCTCGTTAATAAAAATTTCATTTTATTATACCGAAAACAACTTTCTCTGACAATAACAGAAGCTTTTCCCAGCCTTTTTCAAATAAAAACCGCCAAAATCAGACCTGTTTAATTGACAAAGATTTTATTCTGATGTATTCTCTATGAACATTAGGGCGATTAGCTCAGCTGGTAGAGCAACAGACTCTTAATCTGTGGGTCGGGAGTTCGATCCTCCCATCGCTCAAAAAAAAAGAACTCAAGCCTTGCTTGAGTTCTTTTTTTATTTACTGCTGTTTGCTGTCCTGTTCCCTTATTTCCACGCGCCTGATTTTTCCGCTTATAGTCTTGGGCAGTTCATCCACAAACTCAATTATTCTGGGCTGCTTGTAACCGGCTGTCCTTGTCTTTGCAAAGTCAAGTATTTCAAGTTCAAGTTCACGGGAAGGCTTGTATCCCTTTGCAAGAACAATGCTTGCCTTTACAGCCTGTCCCCTCTTTTTGTCAGGAACACCAGTAACTGCACATTCCATTACAGCAGGGTGCAGCGAAAGAACGCTTTCTACTTCAAAAGGACTTATTCTGTAGCCCGAACTCTTTATTACATCATCGTCACGGCCTTCAAACCAGATGTATCCGTCTTCATCATAACGGGCGCTGTCACCTGTTCTGTAAAGGCCGCCTTCAAAAGCAGCAGCGGTCATTTCTTCGTCGTGGTAATATCCCGAAAAAAGTCCAAACGGCTTTCCGTTGCGTATGTCTATAACAATCGAACCAACCTGCCCCGGAGCACACTTTTTTCCATCCTGGTCAACAATAAGCAGATCGTAACCGGGGGCGGGTTTTCCCATTGAACCGGGCTTTGTCTCCATTCCGGGGAATGTTCCTGCCATAACAGTTGCCTCTGTCTGACCGAAAGCCTCATACAGCTTTAGTCCGGTAAGTTCCAGAAGTTTGTCGTAAATATCGGGATTAAGCGCTTCACCTGCAGTAACGCAGTACTTTAGCGCAGAAAGGTCGTATTTTGAAAAGTCACGACGCACAAGATACCTGTACACTGTCGGAGGGGCACAGAATGTTGTTACACCGTAGTGAGCCATTTTTTCAAGAAGAAGGTCAGGCTTAAAACTTTCCATGTCATAGGCCATTACCGCCGAACCGCAAAGCCACTGGCCGTACAGTTTGCCCCATACTGCCTTTGCCCAGCCCGTTTCTGCAACGGTAAGGTGAAGTCCGCCGTCAATTACATTCTGCCAGTATTTTGCCGTAATAATGTGTCCCAGCGGGTATAGGAAATTATGCACAACCATTTTGGGGTAGCCCGAAGTTCCCGACGTAAAGTAAAGGAGCATAATATCTTCGTTTGAAGTGATGTTTTTTCCTTCGGGAATTTCAAAACTGTCTGAACAGGACTGAACTTCCTTTGTATAATCAATCCATCCTTTTCTTGAACCAGTTACCGTAACAAGACTTCTTACTGTTGGACACTGGGGAAGCGCTTTTTCTACTTCTTGCTGGAGTTTTCCAGTTTCAAACGAAACAATCATTTTTATTCCGGCAGCAGAACATCTGTATTCTATGTCCTTCTGCAGAAGTTGTGTTGTTGCAGGAACAGCCACGGCACCTATTCTGTGCAAGGCAAGAATAAAAAACCAGAATTCATAGCGGCGGCGCAGCATAAGCATAACTGCGTCTCCCTTCTTTATTCCGTTTCTTACAAGAAAATCAGCGGTTTTCCTTGACTCCCTGCTCATGTCTTCAAAGGTAAATATTTTTTCGTCACCATGGTCATCACACCATACAAGCGCACGTTTTTTGGGGTCTTCCGAAGCATAACGGTCAACCACATCATAGGCAAAATTGAAATTTTCAGGGATTTTGATTTTGAAATTGTTCTTTAAATCTTCATAACCGTTAAAATCACGGGCTTCTTCCAGAAATTCTTCATAAAGTTTCATACACACACCAGATAAAATAAATTGAACGCAAACGCAGCTGTTCCGTAAGTTTGCGAAGAAAACTGAACTCTTGTTCAGTATGACCTCATTTTTTTGACACGCAGAATATATTCAGGTTGCAGAAAATATTCCGATTACGGAAATTTAAAACTCCCAGACATGATAAACTTTTTTAGCGCTAAACTCAAGACACAGTTATTCCGATAATATTAAAAATTCCACATGAAAATTGGAGTATACAATGGCATACAATCCCTACGAGACAAA
Proteins encoded in this window:
- a CDS encoding LPP20 family lipoprotein — protein: MKKRIFVFSFIFSACLVFGAKKKMPEWITLPASVYPSETYMNGTGSGENRESAELEAVKNLSSIFGQTVKSNSLASKKMEQALSDGKISFSSSGNLQQNITSQIEAENLIGIEIAEYFYNSSEKKWYAIAILDRKKTAAVYLDLIQKNDAVVRQSAAESEKNPHSFYGYSEICFATDIASENNRLLKNLTVIDFEQGNAISKKIVSLQSMQATQKKFAEGITIYIRVGGDRENKIKSAFQNVFSKYGFKTSSSKKEKYGLEGSYSSEISKKGKITYCVYTLDLDFSDNLKSESLFAINLKGREGASSESDAKNRTYRVLEKNIGTEFSKNFDSYMNNLSFK
- a CDS encoding D-alanine--D-alanine ligase family protein, with product MNVVLFYGGKSGEHEISLISCAAVAKEISSEHKVSLISVSKSGKWYLEEDSVLEDLRSGKTSALEVHEKEENAVSVFPGNGKDKSLFAKGAFIPCDAAFPVMHGTFSEDGTIQGLFEMCGIPFVGSGVLASAVSMDKETAKILCSAAGIPVVPYVCLRRGVVNDSRAFDKAIEEAIQKLGLPIFVKPCAAGSSDGASLAQNDRELFAAIGEAFSWDNKILLEKAINAREVECSVTGNSVTEDYLVSETLLKAYGPGEIVPRHEFYDYDAKYTDPNGADLKIPALLPEEKLCEIRTLAKKAYAALNESGLSRVDFFIDKENGSLYLNEVNTLPGFTGISMFPKMCASEGLDFTNLIDLLLKEAVTEFAQKNVLRTSR
- the murD gene encoding UDP-N-acetylmuramoyl-L-alanine--D-glutamate ligase, whose protein sequence is MEAHVYPKGCVFEILEDIKNKRVTVMGLGLNGGGEACVKFFLKHGAYVIATDMKTKEQLAPTIQSISGDKTFDHSRLTYVLGGHRIEDFTGADCVIKNPGIRIEGNKFLAAAKAIETDISIFLHFTKAPIIAVTGSKGKSSTVSAIEYGLNASGFKAFLGGNITVSPLTFLDQTDGTTPVVLELSSWQLADLRGRGALKPKIAVITKIVPDHQNWYHDMDSYVNDKKLIFADQDEKCFTILDADSDGYLTETANPKPECKCWGDLFASETKGQVLRYSTKQLKKGMYGVFQKKDDSGNFCGILSLPFELRNRHAQTHGLETECIMKKLLVPGDHMRLNVLNASLVFYLMGIVPQQIQTVMGAWKGIPHRLELFHEWPVTEKHKVIFYNDSCATVPEAAAAASQSFSKRVVIICGGTDKQLDFTPLAGTLNCECGTKFRPLAVYLLSGTGTDKLTPMLDAKKVPYEGPFDSLEVLLNVLRTDILSKRSIFTENDTKNVTVVFSPGATSFGMFTNEFDRGNKFKKIAAEIFK
- a CDS encoding penicillin-binding protein activator LpoB, translated to MKIKVVLANLLVVSSLFFFSCGSTSVTRYGAEESVKDLSGYWNDNDVNQVCTTLIDSCIKSKRVANFKSAKGRTPVVIIGTIKNKSVEHIDTSILSKRFQNVIINDGTLEFVADANQREELRAEKYDQAENAYETAKSIGNEIAADFMLQGTVTTIVDTDGRQQVRTYQVDMQLIDLETNRIIWSDQNNDIKKYIKKSAVKF
- a CDS encoding UDP-N-acetylmuramoyl-L-alanyl-D-glutamate--2,6-diaminopimelate ligase — encoded protein: MKKTLAQILPSFTHTLVAEDGITFANEQTVSAAKAVQIENLAFDSRKVTQNSVFFALPGTHTTGNKFIPQAIENGAVAIVFQDTFSEEEKEQIALAVSKAKAKAKPVFIKVESARFAMSPASACFYDNPSEKLVIYGVTGTEGKSSTVSFIWQLLRLCGIKAGFISTVQYSLGEDAVNNPEHQTTPEAPIVQRELYEMLQNGCTHAVVESSSHGLSKRTNRLGDVHFDCAVFMNVTLEHLEFHGTYEQYRSDKANLFRALDTFDHNKMIAGKSVQVPSFGIVNLEDPAAQYFASCTKKKITGFTTEGKAGKQAAEELEAKPLPHIPDDMPYISARNIAAARFGLTFSIHRYEDHDSLKDGNRVIHVKAPVPGAFNAYNIMAALLAVHGTTGKPLEELAPLVASLESIKGRMTVIDEGQPFEVIVDYAHTPSSFETIFPPLRKRCSGKMLCVFGSGGERDVKKRPLQGEIAAKFCDTIILTDEDPRGEDRVALLEQIAAGAEKYGKQKEKDLFIVPDRPKAIRFAFSKAGKNDIVLLLGKSHENSIIYKDHVMEYDEISEAKKALAEIGFNSSGETK